In one window of Maribacter sp. BPC-D8 DNA:
- a CDS encoding ribonuclease activity regulator RraA — translation MTKIAKATKDKLRKVSTATVATCLFKKGLKNQFIQHVKPLKLGRPTMVGEAYTLRYIPAREDLNPITVFRDPKHLQRVAVEECPEGSVMVIDSRQNARAASAGSILVTRLMVRKAEGIITDGGFRDSAEIADLDFSSYHNRPTAPTNLTLHQAIAINDPIGCGDVAVFPGDIILGDDDGVMVIPAHLADEVADECIQMTSYEDFVLEMVEGGEPVIGLYPMVSDEAKVKFEKWKSKRNE, via the coding sequence ATGACCAAAATAGCTAAAGCAACAAAAGATAAATTAAGAAAGGTTAGTACGGCAACCGTTGCAACCTGTTTATTTAAAAAGGGATTAAAAAATCAGTTTATACAACATGTAAAACCATTAAAATTAGGTCGACCGACAATGGTGGGCGAGGCGTATACCTTGCGTTACATACCTGCTCGTGAAGATCTGAATCCTATTACGGTTTTTAGAGATCCTAAGCATTTACAAAGGGTAGCGGTAGAAGAATGCCCAGAAGGTAGTGTTATGGTAATCGATAGTAGGCAAAATGCTAGAGCGGCATCTGCAGGATCTATTTTGGTAACACGATTAATGGTGAGAAAAGCAGAAGGTATTATTACGGATGGCGGCTTTAGAGACTCCGCCGAAATTGCCGATTTAGATTTTTCGTCATATCATAATAGACCTACAGCACCTACCAATTTAACCTTGCACCAAGCTATAGCTATAAATGATCCTATTGGTTGTGGCGATGTAGCAGTTTTTCCTGGTGATATTATACTCGGCGATGATGACGGAGTAATGGTAATCCCGGCACATCTTGCCGATGAGGTTGCAGATGAATGCATTCAGATGACCTCGTATGAAGATTTCGTTTTGGAAATGGTAGAAGGAGGGGAACCTGTTATAGGGTTGTACCCAATGGTAAGTGATGAAGCTAAAGTTAAGTTTGAAAAATGGAAGTCAAAGAGAAATGAATAA
- a CDS encoding sugar phosphate isomerase/epimerase family protein encodes MREDKKGISRRNFTKKSAMALAGMPLVRLDSDLLKPMFAADDAIEVHLFSKHLQFLDYNEMSAVAAEIGFDGLDLTVRPKGHVLPERVNEDLPKAVEAMKKYGLKSKMMTTNVWDITDAGQQKVLKTASALKFEYYRTGWLSYPEEKSIEESLATYATQANHLEILNKELGLIGCYQNHAGNHVGAPIWDLPTIFSKTNNEFLGCQYDIRHAVVEGGKSWELDLRRIQSYIKSIVIKDFKWGKKDGVWEPINTPLGEGMVDFNRYFSLLKKYKINVPMSLHLEYDLGGAEHGASKITIDKKEVFAKMKKDLTFIKEAWKKAE; translated from the coding sequence ATGAGAGAAGATAAAAAAGGTATTTCTAGAAGAAATTTCACAAAAAAGTCAGCTATGGCATTGGCAGGCATGCCTTTGGTGCGGTTAGATAGTGATTTGCTAAAACCAATGTTCGCTGCAGATGATGCTATTGAAGTGCACTTATTCTCTAAACATTTACAATTTCTTGATTACAATGAGATGTCAGCAGTAGCTGCAGAAATTGGATTCGATGGATTAGATTTAACGGTCCGCCCCAAAGGTCATGTATTGCCAGAAAGGGTAAATGAAGATTTACCTAAGGCAGTAGAAGCCATGAAAAAATATGGATTGAAGTCCAAGATGATGACCACCAATGTTTGGGATATTACAGACGCCGGTCAACAAAAAGTTTTAAAGACAGCGAGCGCATTAAAGTTTGAATATTATAGAACAGGTTGGTTAAGTTACCCTGAAGAAAAATCAATAGAAGAAAGTCTGGCAACATATGCCACGCAGGCTAATCATTTAGAAATCCTAAATAAAGAATTAGGATTAATCGGGTGCTATCAAAATCATGCAGGTAATCATGTAGGTGCACCGATTTGGGATCTGCCTACGATTTTTTCAAAAACGAACAATGAGTTTTTAGGATGTCAGTACGATATAAGGCATGCGGTAGTAGAAGGCGGCAAAAGTTGGGAGTTAGATTTAAGACGCATTCAGTCGTATATCAAATCTATAGTTATCAAAGATTTTAAATGGGGAAAGAAAGATGGAGTCTGGGAGCCTATTAATACGCCTTTAGGGGAAGGTATGGTAGATTTTAATCGATACTTTTCTTTACTCAAAAAGTATAAGATAAACGTTCCCATGTCATTACATTTAGAATATGACCTCGGTGGAGCCGAACACGGTGCATCAAAAATTACAATAGATAAAAAAGAAGTATTCGCTAAGATGAAAAAGGATTTAACCTTTATCAAAGAAGCATGGAAAAAAGCGGAATAA
- a CDS encoding chondroitinase-B domain-containing protein: MRRYHLLFLSVFICLAYSFTTPQQTYTVKNVAEFTAILQKVQPGDSIVLANGVWMDSELLFEANGTAEKPITLIAEEKGKVILSGASNLRIAGDHLIVKGLVFKNGYTPTNAVISFRKSREQMANNSRLTECVIDNFNNPERQVQDYWITIYGKNNRIDHNHIAGKKNLGVTMIVGLDTEDSRANNHQIDHNYFGPRPTYGNNGGETLRIGTSHHALEKSNTLVESNYFDKTNGEHEIISNKSCNNTFKYNTFFECTGTLTMRHGNETLVDGNVFIGNNKPSTGGVRVINETQTVINNYHVGLTGYRFRGAFVMMNGVPNSPPNRYVPVIDSKVNNNTFVNCENILFGAGSDAERSQAPRTSEFSENIIYNDTKKDVFTIDDDISGITFKNNILGENSETTIAEGFKNAKIKLVKDKNGFPIPTSNKIKTKVVISPNIATKENTGASWYSKADNTVALNSGNTIKVAAGINTLYDKVKESKAGDIIILEEGGTYLLTKAVKINHPLTFKTIGKEKATILFERMMAFEIENGGSLSLENITFDGTKSPDYAGNSVISTSKKSMIDNYKLFIDRCEFKDMIVNHSFDVLRVSKGTFADTISIQNSKFKNISGSIAALDKETDDIGAYNAEYFIMNNNAINDLQGAALRLYRGGKDESTFGPFLEMEHNVFDHVGYGSKNKYDATVSLYGVQETDIKNNIFKDSKAINMHLVVGEPIVKVLNNALSNSEKLMVTGDQKYQVENQWELAPEFSEDTNYALPLNSPLKGKGTDGKDLGLLKNE; this comes from the coding sequence ATGAGACGATACCACCTTCTATTCTTATCTGTTTTTATATGCCTAGCATATTCCTTTACCACACCACAACAAACTTATACCGTAAAAAATGTAGCAGAGTTTACAGCTATACTTCAAAAAGTACAGCCTGGTGACAGTATCGTTCTTGCCAATGGTGTTTGGATGGATTCTGAACTACTCTTCGAAGCAAACGGTACCGCAGAAAAACCGATCACACTTATCGCAGAAGAAAAAGGAAAAGTGATTTTATCTGGTGCATCTAATTTAAGAATTGCTGGTGATCACTTAATCGTTAAAGGTCTCGTTTTCAAAAACGGCTATACGCCTACTAACGCAGTTATATCCTTCAGAAAAAGCAGGGAACAAATGGCTAATAATTCTCGCCTTACTGAATGTGTAATCGATAACTTTAATAATCCAGAGCGCCAAGTTCAAGATTACTGGATTACCATCTATGGAAAAAATAACCGCATAGACCATAACCATATTGCAGGTAAAAAGAATTTAGGGGTAACCATGATTGTTGGTTTGGATACCGAAGATAGTAGAGCTAACAATCACCAAATAGATCATAACTATTTTGGACCACGCCCTACCTACGGTAATAATGGAGGTGAAACCTTAAGAATAGGAACTAGCCACCATGCGCTAGAAAAGTCGAATACCTTGGTTGAATCTAACTATTTTGATAAAACCAACGGTGAGCATGAAATCATCTCTAATAAATCTTGCAATAACACTTTCAAATACAATACCTTTTTTGAATGTACAGGTACACTAACAATGCGCCATGGTAACGAAACATTGGTTGATGGCAATGTATTTATTGGAAATAACAAACCAAGTACTGGCGGAGTTCGTGTCATCAATGAAACACAAACTGTAATTAATAACTACCATGTTGGTTTAACAGGTTATCGTTTTAGAGGTGCCTTCGTAATGATGAACGGTGTGCCAAATTCACCACCAAACAGGTATGTACCTGTTATCGATTCTAAAGTAAACAACAACACTTTTGTTAACTGCGAAAACATACTTTTTGGTGCAGGCAGCGATGCCGAAAGAAGTCAGGCTCCAAGAACATCTGAGTTTTCAGAGAATATCATTTACAACGATACCAAAAAAGATGTTTTCACTATTGATGATGATATTAGTGGCATCACTTTCAAGAACAACATTCTTGGTGAAAATTCAGAAACTACTATTGCAGAAGGATTTAAGAATGCCAAAATAAAACTGGTAAAAGACAAAAACGGATTCCCGATTCCTACTTCTAATAAGATAAAAACTAAGGTTGTTATTAGTCCGAATATCGCAACTAAAGAAAATACGGGAGCATCGTGGTATTCAAAAGCAGATAATACGGTTGCATTAAACTCTGGCAACACTATCAAGGTAGCCGCAGGTATCAACACCTTATATGATAAAGTAAAAGAATCGAAAGCCGGTGATATTATCATTCTTGAAGAAGGTGGTACTTACTTATTGACCAAAGCGGTTAAAATTAACCACCCACTTACTTTTAAAACGATCGGCAAAGAAAAGGCAACCATCTTATTTGAAAGAATGATGGCTTTTGAAATTGAAAATGGCGGTAGTCTATCTCTAGAAAACATCACTTTCGACGGTACTAAATCTCCAGATTATGCTGGTAACTCTGTTATCAGTACCAGCAAAAAATCTATGATCGATAATTACAAACTGTTTATTGACAGGTGTGAGTTTAAAGATATGATCGTAAACCACTCTTTCGATGTACTACGAGTTTCAAAAGGAACTTTTGCCGACACTATTAGCATTCAAAATTCTAAGTTTAAAAACATCTCTGGTAGCATTGCAGCCTTAGATAAAGAAACTGATGACATTGGTGCTTACAACGCAGAGTATTTCATAATGAATAATAATGCCATCAACGATTTACAAGGCGCTGCATTACGTTTGTATAGAGGTGGTAAAGATGAAAGTACTTTTGGTCCGTTTTTAGAAATGGAACACAATGTATTTGACCACGTGGGCTATGGTTCTAAAAATAAATATGATGCTACCGTTTCTTTATACGGAGTTCAAGAAACCGATATTAAAAACAATATTTTTAAAGATAGTAAAGCCATTAACATGCACCTTGTAGTCGGTGAACCAATTGTGAAAGTTCTAAATAACGCCTTAAGTAATTCAGAGAAACTTATGGTTACCGGCGATCAGAAATATCAAGTGGAAAACCAATGGGAACTTGCCCCCGAATTCTCTGAAGACACCAACTACGCATTACCTTTAAATTCTCCATTAAAAGGAAAGGGTACTGATGGCAAAGATTTAGGGCTACTAAAAAACGAATAA
- a CDS encoding chondroitinase-B domain-containing protein, whose protein sequence is MKKYFLLIASVFLLISCGEKATINTITVNDITELNKAISEAKPGDDIVMTNGDWKDVNIKFVAYGNEQNPITLRAETPGEVRITGTSDLKLAGEYLNINGLTFTDGSSPSSAIIDFGISEDSVANHCKITNSAIIDFNKAQRNQTDLWVLFKGRHNELDHCYIAGKSNRGPTVRVDLAGNNSIKNYHKITNNYFGPRPPKGGPSAETIQLGNSFTSMAPSYTLVENNFFDHCNGEVEIISSKTNFNEFRNNVFFKSEGSLVTRHGNYCIIDGNVFIGDENSEQIGGIRLIGTGHWVTNNYFYNLNGQTFRSPLAVMNGIPKSPLNRYLQVTDVVVANNSWVNCVSPWQFGVGSNTDQKDILPKSEIRSATPIRTIVANNLIYNDKGDKQPIVAHDSIDGIDFKSNVINNQGVMFKAVDGLSQKDFGTTVADGDILMPDNSLAEFELYNGFEFDQISADLFGNSRADKKLVGAVIGKPVNKKDMMDVSQYGPDWYSNTTSKSTENKTHSASTSDELISAISTAKSGDTIVLSAERYDLSSPLKIAKTITIMAATSDAKSIVEYKGASETPAFEMNGKGQLTLNNIKLIGNKEQYAFASLKNNMSSLYNLTVVDCEISNFDYVLKAYKLSFSEYITFKSTQIKNCANGLELSEETDDKGEYNAENITIDNCLFDGVASNVIDYYRGGYDESTVGGNLIVTNSTFTHCGSKAEEGLLLNTYGIINVNLANNKFIDNPIKLVARLWGAKNNRYSDNEIKNSGKILVEENLPLKLMY, encoded by the coding sequence ATGAAAAAATATTTTCTACTAATAGCTTCCGTTTTTCTACTAATCTCTTGTGGTGAAAAAGCAACCATAAATACTATTACCGTAAACGATATTACAGAATTGAACAAAGCTATATCTGAAGCAAAACCTGGCGATGATATTGTTATGACCAATGGAGATTGGAAAGATGTAAATATAAAATTTGTTGCCTACGGAAACGAGCAAAACCCTATTACCTTACGTGCAGAAACACCTGGTGAAGTTCGAATTACCGGTACTTCTGATTTGAAACTTGCTGGCGAGTATTTGAATATAAATGGTCTAACCTTTACCGACGGCTCATCACCTTCTTCAGCTATTATCGATTTCGGTATTAGTGAAGACTCGGTTGCAAATCATTGTAAGATTACCAATTCTGCTATTATAGATTTTAACAAGGCACAGCGAAACCAAACAGATTTGTGGGTCTTATTTAAAGGTCGACACAACGAGCTTGACCATTGCTACATTGCCGGAAAATCTAATAGAGGACCTACAGTTAGAGTAGATTTAGCAGGTAATAATAGTATTAAGAACTACCATAAAATCACCAATAACTATTTCGGACCTCGACCACCTAAAGGCGGACCAAGTGCCGAAACCATTCAACTTGGTAATAGCTTTACCTCAATGGCGCCAAGTTATACGTTGGTTGAAAATAACTTTTTTGACCACTGTAATGGTGAAGTAGAAATTATTTCTAGTAAGACCAATTTTAATGAGTTTAGAAATAATGTGTTTTTCAAAAGCGAAGGTTCTCTTGTTACAAGACATGGTAACTACTGCATTATTGATGGTAATGTTTTTATAGGGGATGAAAATTCTGAACAAATAGGCGGAATTCGGTTAATAGGAACGGGACACTGGGTAACTAATAATTATTTCTACAATTTAAACGGACAAACATTTAGGAGTCCGCTTGCCGTAATGAACGGGATTCCTAAATCACCATTAAATAGATATTTACAGGTTACCGATGTTGTTGTTGCCAACAACTCTTGGGTAAATTGTGTATCGCCTTGGCAATTTGGTGTAGGATCCAATACTGACCAAAAAGATATTTTGCCTAAATCTGAGATTCGATCTGCCACCCCAATACGAACTATTGTAGCAAATAACCTTATTTATAATGATAAGGGTGACAAGCAACCTATCGTTGCACATGATTCTATCGACGGTATTGATTTTAAAAGCAATGTCATCAATAACCAAGGTGTGATGTTCAAAGCTGTTGACGGACTTTCACAAAAAGATTTTGGCACCACTGTAGCTGATGGCGATATTTTAATGCCAGATAATTCATTAGCTGAGTTTGAACTTTATAACGGATTTGAATTTGACCAGATCTCTGCCGATTTGTTCGGTAACTCTAGAGCAGACAAAAAATTAGTCGGTGCTGTAATAGGCAAGCCAGTGAATAAAAAAGATATGATGGATGTATCTCAATATGGTCCTGACTGGTATTCTAACACAACTTCTAAGAGCACCGAAAACAAAACGCATTCAGCTAGTACTAGTGACGAACTTATCAGTGCAATTTCAACTGCCAAAAGTGGAGATACTATTGTATTATCTGCCGAGCGTTACGATTTAAGTTCTCCACTAAAAATTGCTAAGACCATAACTATTATGGCTGCTACATCTGACGCAAAGTCGATTGTTGAATATAAGGGAGCATCTGAAACTCCGGCATTCGAAATGAATGGAAAAGGACAACTTACACTTAATAATATTAAACTTATTGGGAATAAAGAACAATATGCTTTTGCCAGTTTAAAAAATAACATGTCTAGCCTTTACAACCTTACGGTTGTTGACTGTGAAATATCGAATTTCGATTATGTTTTAAAAGCTTACAAACTTTCGTTCTCTGAGTATATAACTTTTAAATCTACACAAATAAAAAATTGTGCAAATGGTTTAGAACTATCTGAAGAAACAGATGACAAAGGCGAATACAATGCCGAGAATATTACAATTGACAACTGTCTGTTTGACGGGGTTGCTAGTAACGTGATCGACTATTATAGAGGCGGCTACGACGAATCTACCGTTGGTGGTAATTTGATAGTAACCAATAGCACATTTACACATTGTGGTTCGAAAGCTGAAGAAGGTCTACTTCTTAACACCTATGGTATTATCAATGTAAACCTGGCAAACAATAAGTTCATTGACAACCCTATAAAATTAGTTGCTCGTCTTTGGGGTGCTAAAAACAACAGGTATTCAGATAACGAAATCAAAAACTCAGGCAAGATACTAGTTGAAGAAAATTTACCGCTTAAACTGATGTATTAA
- a CDS encoding polysaccharide lyase family 7 protein, which yields MKKSIVTIIAVIALFACKDNSKKASDTNEEATTEIETSVKYPSDVIPFMDEWKILLGDGTYEDNLKDYAKDDFFYVANDGKTDWVVYKTPNSGITSRTSSNTRTELGQKAHWIPETGGKLNGTLKVQHVSTSGDARVAASYAVVVGQIHSAEGHENEPIKIFYKKFPGHTKGSVFWNYEINTAGDNSKRWDYSSAVWGNDMSVVGTDATTPPAEPENGIELGEEFSYEINVYKGIMYLTFESDGHETVKFTKNLLASEFTKTLPEQIKTLYASIGRDGLERENAYAGEIQYFKQGTYNQTNGKSPEDNIVWSTGADTYDGDIAKQYANGDYTEVWFREATVGAGTEPNEE from the coding sequence ATGAAAAAATCGATAGTTACCATCATTGCAGTAATAGCGCTATTTGCCTGCAAAGACAATTCAAAGAAAGCTTCAGACACAAATGAAGAAGCAACAACAGAAATTGAAACTTCAGTAAAATATCCTAGCGATGTTATTCCGTTTATGGACGAATGGAAAATTCTATTAGGTGATGGCACCTACGAGGATAATCTTAAAGATTATGCCAAAGATGATTTCTTTTATGTTGCGAATGATGGAAAAACGGATTGGGTAGTTTACAAAACACCTAACAGTGGTATCACTTCAAGAACCTCTAGTAACACCAGAACAGAGCTAGGTCAAAAAGCACATTGGATTCCTGAAACTGGCGGAAAATTAAACGGGACTCTAAAAGTACAACACGTATCTACTTCTGGCGATGCAAGAGTTGCCGCTTCTTACGCTGTGGTAGTAGGACAAATACATAGTGCTGAGGGACACGAAAATGAACCGATAAAAATATTCTACAAGAAATTCCCTGGGCATACAAAAGGCTCTGTTTTCTGGAATTACGAAATAAACACAGCAGGTGATAATTCAAAAAGATGGGATTATTCTTCGGCTGTTTGGGGTAATGACATGTCTGTTGTTGGAACAGACGCAACAACCCCTCCTGCAGAACCAGAAAATGGTATTGAATTAGGTGAAGAATTTAGCTATGAAATAAATGTTTACAAAGGCATCATGTACCTAACCTTCGAAAGCGATGGTCATGAAACTGTAAAGTTCACTAAGAATCTATTAGCGTCTGAATTCACCAAAACCTTACCTGAGCAAATTAAAACATTATATGCCTCTATTGGTCGTGATGGTCTTGAACGCGAAAATGCATACGCTGGCGAAATTCAGTATTTCAAACAAGGTACATACAACCAAACGAATGGCAAATCTCCTGAAGATAATATTGTATGGAGTACGGGTGCCGACACCTATGATGGCGATATTGCAAAGCAATATGCAAATGGTGATTATACCGAAGTGTGGTTTAGAGAAGCAACCGTGGGTGCAGGTACTGAACCAAATGAGGAATAG
- a CDS encoding alginate lyase family protein, whose protein sequence is MIKYFKTVHVFICAILITFSVTAQEHPSLILTKAGVEKIRAELGSVPLFDASLQKLKAEIDAEIALGIDTPIPKDYSGGYTHVRHKRNMIVMQQAGVLYQILDDDKYAKYVKDMLMQYEGMYKTLPLHPKTRSYARGKLFWQCLNDSNWLVYVSQAYDCVYNYLSAAERKKLEKNLFKPFADHISVDSPQFYQRVHNHSTWGNAAVGMIGLVMNDKELIDRALYGIPDLEMDKTAKDDDGGFINKEGKAGFLANIEEPFSPDGYYNEGPYYQRYAMYPFLIFAEGLHNVKPELKIFEYKEGVLLKSINALLNLSDADGDFFPLNDGQKGMSYYNDALVTAVDISYYFGNQDPGLLSIAEKQNKVLLDDSGLAVALGVKNGKAKPFDKKSINLSDGPNGKQGGVGILRSDDLELVFKYAAQGSSHGHYDKLSYSFYENGDEVLQDYGLARFVNIEQKGGGNYLKENKTWAKQTIAHNTLVQNEKSHYQGKYDIGSKYNPDLYLFDDSNADIQIVSAIETNAYPGTEMHRTMAIIKDDEFEKPFMLDILRVKSDSTNQYDLPFYFMGQVLNTNFEYEVPKTLEPLGSDNGYQHLWSEGCGSTTEENTKLSWLDKGKFYTLTSATSKDDELRFVRIGANDPEFNLRREAGFIIRRKDTQNTLFVSAIEAHGSYSPVSESAVNSNSSISTLKVVLDTVDYTAISITTVKDSTKLFIIANTNTSKEATHTLKINDKNYEWSGSYYFK, encoded by the coding sequence ATGATCAAATACTTTAAAACAGTACACGTTTTTATTTGCGCTATATTAATAACATTCAGCGTAACTGCACAAGAACACCCAAGCCTAATTCTTACCAAAGCGGGCGTTGAAAAAATAAGAGCAGAATTAGGTTCTGTACCTTTATTTGATGCCTCGTTACAAAAATTAAAAGCTGAAATCGATGCCGAAATCGCTTTAGGCATCGACACTCCTATACCAAAAGATTATTCTGGTGGCTATACACATGTTCGTCATAAACGCAACATGATCGTAATGCAACAGGCTGGTGTTTTATATCAAATATTAGACGATGATAAGTATGCGAAGTATGTAAAAGACATGCTTATGCAATACGAAGGAATGTATAAAACATTACCTCTGCACCCGAAAACAAGATCTTATGCTCGTGGTAAATTGTTTTGGCAATGTTTAAACGATTCTAACTGGTTGGTTTATGTGAGCCAAGCTTACGATTGTGTATATAATTACTTAAGTGCAGCCGAAAGAAAAAAGCTAGAAAAAAATCTTTTTAAACCATTCGCAGATCACATTTCAGTTGATAGTCCGCAATTCTACCAAAGAGTACACAACCATAGTACATGGGGTAATGCAGCTGTGGGCATGATTGGTTTAGTAATGAATGACAAAGAATTAATAGATCGCGCTTTATACGGTATTCCAGATTTAGAGATGGATAAAACTGCTAAAGACGATGATGGCGGATTTATTAATAAAGAAGGTAAAGCCGGATTTTTAGCAAACATTGAAGAACCTTTTTCACCAGATGGGTATTATAACGAAGGTCCATACTACCAGCGTTATGCCATGTATCCTTTTTTGATTTTTGCAGAAGGATTACACAATGTAAAACCAGAATTGAAAATTTTTGAATATAAAGAAGGAGTACTTTTAAAATCAATCAATGCGCTTTTAAATTTATCTGATGCAGATGGAGATTTCTTTCCCCTAAACGATGGTCAAAAAGGAATGTCTTATTACAACGATGCCTTAGTTACCGCTGTAGATATTTCTTATTATTTCGGAAACCAAGATCCCGGATTATTAAGTATTGCAGAAAAGCAAAATAAAGTATTGTTAGACGACTCTGGATTGGCAGTAGCACTTGGCGTGAAAAATGGAAAAGCAAAACCTTTTGATAAAAAATCAATTAATTTATCTGACGGACCTAACGGAAAACAAGGTGGTGTCGGTATTTTACGTAGCGATGATTTAGAACTTGTTTTTAAATATGCAGCTCAAGGGTCAAGTCATGGTCACTATGATAAGTTATCATACTCCTTCTACGAAAATGGCGATGAAGTATTACAAGATTACGGATTGGCACGTTTTGTTAATATTGAACAGAAAGGTGGCGGTAATTATCTGAAGGAAAACAAAACTTGGGCGAAGCAAACGATTGCCCATAATACATTAGTGCAAAATGAGAAATCTCACTACCAGGGCAAATATGATATTGGTAGTAAGTACAATCCTGACTTGTATCTTTTTGATGATTCTAATGCCGATATACAAATTGTTAGTGCTATAGAGACTAATGCGTATCCTGGTACAGAGATGCACAGAACAATGGCGATTATTAAAGACGACGAATTCGAAAAACCATTCATGCTTGATATACTTCGAGTTAAATCTGATAGCACCAACCAATATGATTTGCCCTTTTATTTTATGGGTCAAGTATTGAACACAAATTTTGAATACGAAGTTCCGAAAACCCTTGAGCCTTTAGGTTCTGATAATGGGTATCAACATTTATGGTCTGAAGGCTGTGGAAGTACAACAGAAGAAAACACTAAATTAAGTTGGTTAGATAAAGGGAAGTTCTACACATTAACCTCTGCAACATCAAAAGATGATGAGCTAAGATTTGTACGAATAGGTGCAAATGACCCTGAATTTAATTTACGAAGAGAGGCTGGTTTTATTATCCGCAGAAAAGATACTCAAAACACACTTTTTGTTTCAGCGATAGAAGCACATGGTAGCTATAGCCCAGTTTCAGAATCTGCTGTTAATTCTAATAGTTCTATTTCAACATTGAAAGTAGTATTAGACACTGTAGATTACACTGCTATTTCAATAACTACTGTAAAAGATTCTACCAAACTATTTATTATTGCAAATACAAATACTTCAAAAGAAGCTACACATACATTAAAAATTAACGATAAGAATTATGAGTGGTCTGGTTCTTATTATTTTAAATAA